In Candidatus Promineifilum breve, one genomic interval encodes:
- the fni gene encoding type 2 isopentenyl-diphosphate Delta-isomerase: MSDAPTLSSAPPAGVDIHEQRQADSAGPEPNADIHERRKADHIRINLEENVTFRLTTGLEEYFFMHQALPELDLAAVDTGSVVLGKQLNTPLLISSMTGGTAKAREINRTLAAAAQEVGMAMGLGSMRAGIEDPALESTYQVRDVAPDILLFANLGAVQLNYGYDESHCRRAVDMIDADALILHFNALQEAVQPEGDGNFAGLLAKIETICRRLPVPVIAKEVGWGFSREAARQLADAGVAAIDVAGAGGTSWSQVEMHRAPTARHARVAGAFIDWGIPTAASIRYCREAAPHLPIFASGGIRDGIEAAKCIALGASLVGLAGEFLRAADRDGVAGVVDLAGTITQELRVAMFCAAAGDLATLARTPLHRAY, from the coding sequence ATGAGTGACGCACCGACTTTATCATCCGCGCCCCCGGCGGGTGTTGACATCCACGAACAGCGCCAGGCCGACTCGGCCGGCCCTGAACCCAACGCCGACATCCACGAACGGCGCAAGGCCGACCATATCCGCATCAACCTGGAAGAAAACGTCACCTTCCGGCTGACCACTGGCCTGGAAGAGTATTTCTTCATGCATCAGGCACTGCCCGAGCTGGACCTGGCCGCCGTCGATACCGGTAGCGTAGTTCTGGGCAAACAACTGAACACGCCCCTGCTCATCTCCTCGATGACCGGCGGCACGGCCAAGGCGCGGGAGATCAACCGCACGCTGGCCGCCGCCGCCCAGGAAGTCGGCATGGCGATGGGCCTCGGCTCCATGCGCGCCGGCATCGAAGACCCGGCGCTGGAATCAACCTACCAGGTACGCGACGTGGCCCCCGACATCCTGCTCTTCGCCAATCTGGGCGCGGTGCAACTCAACTACGGCTACGACGAGAGCCATTGCCGCCGCGCCGTGGACATGATCGACGCCGACGCCCTTATTTTGCACTTCAACGCCCTACAGGAAGCGGTGCAGCCCGAAGGCGACGGCAACTTCGCCGGGCTGCTGGCGAAAATCGAGACCATCTGCCGCCGGCTGCCCGTGCCCGTCATCGCCAAGGAAGTCGGCTGGGGCTTCTCGCGCGAGGCGGCCCGGCAACTGGCCGACGCCGGCGTGGCGGCCATCGACGTGGCCGGCGCGGGCGGCACGTCGTGGAGCCAGGTGGAGATGCACCGCGCCCCCACTGCCCGCCATGCCCGCGTGGCCGGGGCCTTCATCGATTGGGGCATCCCCACCGCCGCCTCCATTCGCTATTGCCGCGAGGCCGCGCCCCATCTGCCCATCTTCGCCAGCGGCGGCATCCGTGACGGCATCGAGGCCGCTAAGTGCATCGCCCTGGGCGCGTCGCTGGTGGGGCTGGCCGGCGAATTCCTGCGCGCCGCCGACCGGGATGGCGTGGCCGGCGTCGTCGATCTGGCCGGAACGATCACCCAGGAATTGCGGGTCGCCATGTTCTGCGCCGCCGCCGGCGATCTGGCCACCCTGGCCCGCACGCCGTTGCACCGCGCTTATTAA
- a CDS encoding polyprenyl synthetase family protein, translating into MTSELDTLAAAYLPALEAEMRAVLGASDNDSAADPFLGMIHYHMGWTDAELRPAGGNSGKRIRPLLCLLACAAAGGDWRQALPAAAAIEILHNFSLVHDDIEDNSPTRRGRATLWTLWGQPQAINTGDAMFALAHLALIRLSERGVPPETVVRALRRFDETCVALTRGQYVDMSFETRDEVAVADYVAMITGKTSVLVCLAAELGALIAGADETRIGHFADFGLNLGLAFQVQDDILGIWGDESVTGKSAATDITTRKKTLPVLYGLSRNSALRALYAGDADDGDFVRRAVALLDESGAQTYAAGEAEGYTAAASANLAAAQPVEPAATALRQLTAMLLQRNF; encoded by the coding sequence ATGACCAGCGAACTTGACACCTTAGCCGCGGCCTATCTGCCCGCCCTGGAAGCCGAAATGCGCGCCGTACTGGGCGCGAGCGACAACGACTCGGCCGCCGACCCCTTCCTGGGCATGATCCATTACCACATGGGCTGGACCGATGCCGAATTGCGCCCCGCCGGCGGCAATAGCGGCAAACGCATCCGGCCGCTGCTCTGCCTGCTGGCCTGCGCGGCGGCCGGCGGCGATTGGCGGCAAGCCCTGCCCGCCGCGGCAGCCATCGAAATACTCCATAACTTCTCGCTCGTCCACGACGACATCGAGGACAACAGCCCCACGCGGCGCGGCCGGGCCACCCTCTGGACACTGTGGGGCCAGCCGCAGGCGATCAACACCGGCGACGCGATGTTCGCCCTGGCCCATCTGGCGCTGATTCGCCTGTCGGAGCGCGGCGTGCCCCCAGAAACGGTCGTGCGCGCCCTGCGTCGTTTTGACGAAACGTGCGTCGCCCTGACGCGCGGGCAGTACGTCGATATGAGCTTCGAGACGCGCGACGAGGTGGCTGTGGCCGACTACGTGGCGATGATCACCGGCAAGACGTCGGTGTTGGTCTGCCTGGCCGCCGAGCTGGGGGCGCTGATCGCCGGGGCGGACGAGACGCGCATCGGCCACTTCGCCGATTTCGGGCTGAACCTGGGTCTGGCCTTCCAGGTGCAGGATGACATCCTGGGCATCTGGGGCGACGAAAGCGTAACCGGCAAATCCGCGGCCACCGACATCACCACGCGCAAGAAGACGCTGCCCGTGCTCTATGGCCTGAGCCGCAACAGCGCCTTGCGCGCGTTGTATGCCGGGGATGCGGACGATGGCGATTTCGTGCGGCGGGCGGTGGCCTTGCTGGATGAATCGGGGGCGCAGACGTATGCGGCGGGCGAGGCCGAAGGCTATACCGCGGCAGCCAGTGCCAATCTGGCCGCTGCCCAGCCGGTCGAGCCGGCGGCCACGGCGCTACGGCAATTGACCGCCATGCTGCTGCAACGCAACTTCTAA